The proteins below come from a single Miscanthus floridulus cultivar M001 chromosome 1, ASM1932011v1, whole genome shotgun sequence genomic window:
- the LOC136494801 gene encoding MOB kinase activator-like 1A isoform X1 gives MSFFGRGSRNQRTFRPKKSAPSGNKGMQLKRHIDATLGSGNLREAVRLPIGEDLNEWLAVNTVDFFNQVNILYGTLMEFCTPATCPTMSAGPNYEYRWADGAKIKRPIEVSAPKYVEYLMDWIETQLDEETIFPQKLGAPFPPNFRDVVKTIFKRLFRVYAHIYHSHFQMIVKLEEEAHLNTCFKHFTLFTLEFRLIDRSELAPLNELIEPIILGY, from the exons atgagcttcttTGGCCGCGGCAGCAG AAACCAGAGAACCTTCAGGCCAAAGAAGAGCGCGCCGTCCGGGAACAAG GGGATGCAGCTGAAAAGGCACATCGATGCCACCCTCGGCAGCGGTAACTTGCGAGAGGCGGTCCGTCTGCCCATCGGGGAGGACCTCAACGAGTGGCTCGCTGTCAACA CTGTTGACTTCTTCAACCAAGTGAACATTCTGTACGGCACCCTGATGGAATTCTGCACGCCAGCGACATGCCCGACCATGTCAGCCGGACCAAA TTACGAGTATAGGTGGGCTGATGGAGCCAAGATCAAGAGGCCAATCGAGGTGTCTGCACCAAAGTACGTGGAGTACCTGATGGACTGGATAGAAACCCAGCTCGATGAAGAAACCATATTCCCTCAAAAGCTCG GGGCGCCTTTCCCTCCCAACTTCCGTGACGTCGTCAAGACGATCTTCAAGCGCCTCTTCAGGGTGTACGCGCACATATACCACTCTCACTTTCAGATGATTGTAAAGCTCGAAGAAGAGGCACATCTCAACACTTGCTTCAAGCACTTCACGCTCTTCACATTG GAATTCCGGCTGATCGACAGGTCAGAGCTGGCTCCCCTCAACGAGTTGATCGAGCCCATAATACTTGGTTATTAA
- the LOC136494801 gene encoding MOB kinase activator-like 1A isoform X2 — protein MSFFGRGSRNQRTFRPKKSAPSGNKLKRHIDATLGSGNLREAVRLPIGEDLNEWLAVNTVDFFNQVNILYGTLMEFCTPATCPTMSAGPNYEYRWADGAKIKRPIEVSAPKYVEYLMDWIETQLDEETIFPQKLGAPFPPNFRDVVKTIFKRLFRVYAHIYHSHFQMIVKLEEEAHLNTCFKHFTLFTLEFRLIDRSELAPLNELIEPIILGY, from the exons atgagcttcttTGGCCGCGGCAGCAG AAACCAGAGAACCTTCAGGCCAAAGAAGAGCGCGCCGTCCGGGAACAAG CTGAAAAGGCACATCGATGCCACCCTCGGCAGCGGTAACTTGCGAGAGGCGGTCCGTCTGCCCATCGGGGAGGACCTCAACGAGTGGCTCGCTGTCAACA CTGTTGACTTCTTCAACCAAGTGAACATTCTGTACGGCACCCTGATGGAATTCTGCACGCCAGCGACATGCCCGACCATGTCAGCCGGACCAAA TTACGAGTATAGGTGGGCTGATGGAGCCAAGATCAAGAGGCCAATCGAGGTGTCTGCACCAAAGTACGTGGAGTACCTGATGGACTGGATAGAAACCCAGCTCGATGAAGAAACCATATTCCCTCAAAAGCTCG GGGCGCCTTTCCCTCCCAACTTCCGTGACGTCGTCAAGACGATCTTCAAGCGCCTCTTCAGGGTGTACGCGCACATATACCACTCTCACTTTCAGATGATTGTAAAGCTCGAAGAAGAGGCACATCTCAACACTTGCTTCAAGCACTTCACGCTCTTCACATTG GAATTCCGGCTGATCGACAGGTCAGAGCTGGCTCCCCTCAACGAGTTGATCGAGCCCATAATACTTGGTTATTAA